GGTTGATGTGTCGGGTGAGCAGGGGGGGACGGCGGCGGTGTTAGGCGATCGCATCGGCCTGGTCGGTGCCCAAATTGACGCCAGCGGCACCAACGACGACGGCGGCCAAATTCTTGTCGGCGGCGAGTTTCAAGGCAATGGCCCCCTACCAAATGCCCAACGCACTTACGTCGATGCCAACACCACCCTCAACGCCGACGCTGGCCCCACAGGCAACGGCGGCAGAATCATCATCTGGGCCGACGAAGCCACCGGCTTCTATGGCAACCTCACCGCCCGTGGCGGCCAACTCTCCGGCGACGGCGGCTTCGCCGAAGTGTCAGGTAGAGACTATTTACAGTTTGATGGTACCGCTGACTTATCAAGTTCAACTGGAGAAAACGGAACTCTATTGCTCGATCCCATCAATATTACTATCAGCAACACTAATGAAAGTCCTGTCGGTGTCAGAGATTTTCTAGGAGAAACTTGCGTTAGTAGATTCGTTTGTTCAATTTTAGATGGAACCTTTGGTAATCAGACCGACTTTCCAGGGCAGTCTGTGACTATCAACCAAGATACTCTAAGGGGACTGGATGGGAACGTAAATCTTGTTTTACAAGCAAGTGAAAACATCATTATTGGGCCTCTTGACAATGGAACCGATCAGAATGGTACGGCATTGCCGCTTTTACTCTTCGCTCAAGGGAACGGCAATATCAATCTTTTGGCTGGAGGCGATTTTCAAATGAGTCCTAATGCGGCAATAATTGCTTCCAGCGGAGTACCCATTCAAGGCCTTAACTCAGAAAGGACTCTTCTTATTCAGGCTACTAATATTACCTTGGGAGACATCAGCACACGCGGTGGGCCATTACCTGGTGGAAATGTAGTTCTTCGTGCATCTGGAAACATTCAAACCGGCGACATAGCTACTTTTGCCGACTTTGATAACACTGGCGCAACAATAAATCCTTATAATGCTGGCAGCATTACAATCTCTGGCATTCCTGGAATCAACAACGGTCTTCCTAATACTATTGACACTAGCAGAGGTCACTTAGCAGCAGGGGCTGCACAAGGGGGTGGAAATGATATCTTTCTTCATGCCAGAGGCGATATTTCAACTGCCTTTATTGGGGCCAGTACTGTTGCGAGTGGCAATGTCACAAGAGGAGGCAATGTCACAATAATAAGTGAGTCGGGCAATATTATTGCCAATAACAATGCACCCTCTATTACAAATCCTACCGTAATCGTGGGTGCTCAGATTATTACAGGGGGAAATGCAAATTTTGGCGGGAATATCCGACTTGAAGCCCCAAATGGAAGAATTACTATTCCAGGAGTGGGATCTGGAGCAGAGAATAGTGGTGGGTCAATTAGCATAACAGCCAACGAAATAGAAATTCGGCGCGATCCAGTGCTTAACGAGCCAGCGGTTCAATTGGCTGTTTCGTCTGCTCCAAGCCAAGGCTCCGTCAGTGGTAGTATCAATTTAAATGGAAATATCGTCATTGGCAATGATGTTAGCCTCACTACAAGTTCATCGAATGCTGCTGAAGCAGGCGATATAGTAGTAAATGGAAGTATCAACAGTAGAAGTGCCTCAATCTATAATTTAACAATCAATTCTGGACAGGGCACTGCTCAAGTGAATGGCTCCATAGGAACCATAAATCCAATCGGGAATTTAACAGTTGATTCTCAGCAAACTATCCTTGTCAGTAGTGTGAGAACAGCGGATAGACCAGTCACCTTCAATTCACCCGTATTACTCAATAGCACCTCCCAGCTAACCTTTAACTCAGGTACAGCATCGATCAGCCTCAATGGACTCAATGCTGGCAATACTCCCTTATCCCTGATAGCGAACGATACCAACTTGTCTGGTACCCTTCAGGGAAACAGTACCCTCACAATTCAGCCTTCTATTCTTAGCCGTGGCATCACCCTAGGCAACGCCGATACTAACACGCTCAATCTCAGCCCTACTGAACTTTCTGCACTACAGGGGTTTAGCACTGTCACCATTGGCGGTGGCAGTGGTGACATTACAGTGAATGCTCCCGTTACGTTTAATACCTCAACCCAACTGACTACCGCTGGAAACATTACTAGTACAGGTGACATCAACAGCAACAGCGGCAATATTGCTCTCAGCGGCAATACCGTCAACACCAATGCCATCACCACCAACGGTAGCATCAACGTCACAGGTGCTGGAGCTGTCTCTGTAACTAACATCACCAGCAATGGAGGAAATATAGCTCTGTCGGCCCAGCAAGGTCGCCTCAGCGTGAATAACGCCACTAGCAATGGTGGCAGCATTGGCCTCAGCAGTACCGTTGATGGCATTACTGTCAACACCCTTTCCTCCGCCTCTGGCACTGGTGCCGGGGGCAACATCACCATTAGCAACCCCAACGCCATCACCGCCACCGGCCCCATAAACGCCTCAGGAGCTACCACTGGCGGCAACATCACCCTCAGCGCTGGCGGCAGCAATCCCACCGGAACCGTGACCACCAATAACCTGACCGCTACAGGGGTAGCCAATGGCGGCAACATCACAGCCCTCGCTCGCGACAGCATCACCGCAGGTGCAATCAACACCAGCGCCAGTGCGGGTCGCGGCGGCAACGTCTTCCTCGATCCCTTTGGGGACGTTGAGGTGAGCTTTATCAACGCCCAAGGTGGCTTCGCTGGAACTGGTGGCGATGTCACCATTGAATCCATCGATCGCTTCTTTAGGGCTACAGGAGCCTTCACCGATCAAAACGGGATTTTAGCCAGCATTTCTGCAGCTGGCGGCGGTGGCGAAGGCACGATTACCATTACCCACAATGGCGGTGCAGCCGATGTTTTAGTTCCATTCACTATCTCTACTGCGTCCCAGAATGGTACCGCTGGCGCATTGACTACCGGGCCTAATGCTATTTCTACGCTTTCCTTTCGCTCGTTTCTCGGCCCCTTTACCCAGAATAATATTCGCATTATCACCCGTCCACAGGCTACTCTAGCCGCTGATGCAGCCTTACCGGACACTCTTCCCGAAGAAGTTCAACCCGCCGATACCGATAATCGGCCCTTCTGGCTCGACGAATACTTTACTCGCCGCACAGAGGACTTTCTTGGTCTTGGGTCAGAAACTCCAGTTAAAAGCTTAGAGCAAATTCAAGATGATTTGCGTCGCGTCGAAGAACTTACTGGGGTAAAGCCTGCTCTCATCTATGTGGTTTTTGAGCCTGAAGAAGTGCTCCGCACGATCGCAGAAGAAGGTCGATTTAACCCTGAAGACATGATCAATCAAGGATCGCTTATACGTTTTCGGGAGCAGGCAAGCGATTCATTGGAGCTCATTCTTGTAACTTCTGAAGGTCAACCGATTTTGAGAAGGCCTGATGATAGAACGGCGACACGCCAGGTAGTGCCAGATCTTGTTAATACATTTAGAACTAATCTATTGTTTGATTTCAGAACAGGGGATTATCAATCTGAAACTTATCTGCAAGAGGCGCAAACATTATACGAATGGCTAGTTAAGCCTCTGGAAAATGACTTATCTGAACAGGGGATAAGCAATCTTGTTTTTATTATGGATGCAGGGTTGCGTTCCACGCCCTTAGCGACTCTGTCAGCCATGCACAATGGAAACGAGTATATTATTGAAAACTATAGTGTTGGCCTTATGCCAAGCTTTAGTTTGACAGATATTCGATATACTGATATCCGAGATTCAAGAATATTGGCCATGGGACTTAGTAATTTTGAAGAGTATCCAGAATTTAGAAATTTGCCTGGTGTTGTTGACGAAATAAGAATCATTTCACAAGAAATTTGGCCTAGCTCACAAAATGATTTAAATGATTTTTTGGATTCAGGCTTTACACCAGAGAATTTGTTGGCACAAAGGCAGGCAAACCCTGTAAATATTATTCATCTGGCAACCCACACTAAATTTGATTCCGGCTCTCCCGAAAATTCTTTCATTCAGTTCTTTAATGAGCAGATTAGCTTTAATGAATTACGCACTTTGGGATTTAATAATCCAACTGTAAATCTCCTGGTATTAAGTGCTTGTACGACAGCTTTAACTCCAGATGATGAAAGTGCTGAATTAGGCTTTGCAGGCATTGCTGTTCAATCTGGTGCTCAGTCTTCTTTAGCCAGTTTGTGGAAGGTGAATGATATTGGAACATTAGGATTGATGCTGGAATTTTATAGTCAGCTACAAAATTCTGTCATCAAAGCCGAAGCTTTGAGGCAAGCTCAACTCTCGATGCTAAGAGAAGAAGTGTTCATTCAAGAAGGCACTATCCATTGGACAGGGGGAGACTCCGTTCTCAGTTTCTCTATGCCTAATGGAGTTTTATCTCACCCGGCTTACTGGGCCGCCTTTACAATTGTTGGCAGCCCTTGGTAGAGTATCTCATTGACCAATAATTTCTTGCTCGCTGAGATGAGCTAATCCAAGCTTTCTTAACAAATCATTCCAAGCCGTTGGTGAACCTTGGCGTTTAAGGTCAGCAGCTTCTTTCAGCCCATCGTAAAAATGATTTCCTGGATCGCCCGAAGCTTCCAGCCGAATAGAGCTGCTTCTCAAAAAGGAATGATCTGTGGAATTACTCCTTGTAGGGTCATTACAAAAAGTTTCAAAAAACCACTGATAATTTTGCCCTATTTGTAATTGCTGACTAAGTGATATTTCTAATATTCCGCCGTTAGGAGCATTTGAAAAATGCTGTTGTTCTACAATGCGTCCATTTTCAGCTCTTAATGTAAACATACCTGGATCCCGAGTTCGTAAGGCAAATGGAACATAGACGTAAAATCGAGGAGACCCGCTGCTAGTCGTTAGGGAACTTATATCATTAGAAACAATTAATGTAGGTAGAGTATTGTAAGTCTCGGGGCGATCGCACTCTCCCCGGCTTGCTCCCGGCCTACTTTCCTCAGGAATTGGTTGGTCACTCCCCCCCAACTGGGCGTTTATGGGGGTCGCATTCCAAAAAGAAGAGAACCCACTCAGCACAAGTGCCAGAGAGATAGAAATAGATTTTTGGTTGAACTGAACCATAGCTTTTATCGATCTCATAGTCCTATCTCCATTTAGTATTCAAGACTTGTAAGGCTCTTACTTAGTTGGCTGGTTAGGTTGAAGTAATGCTGTTGCTTTGCCCACATTGGTAACTATGGACATCAACAACTTCGGCATGCCTCGCCAGGGCAAAATCTTCTTTTGCTTCCAATATCTGGAATTTGTTGTCGAAGATTTCAGGATAAATTTACTACCAAAGGTTAAAAGCAGTACAAGGGAAGCCATTGTAGGGATCAAGGGCAGAAAAATAGTCTGAGCGGTAAAAGCAGCATAGGCTAAAACAAATGATAAGGCCATTAGTACAAGGCTGCCAGAGACTATTTTTTCAAGTATTGCGCCACGCTTTAAGCCGATCATGCTTAGCAGCGAGAAAAGAAAAATCCAACCAAACTCTGTCCTTCTTGGCAGAAAGTAAATTTCTTTTCGCCCATCTAAGGCTACGCTCACTAGACTACTAACCTGATGAGCCTGGAGGATAATTCCAGCTTGTCTGCCATAGGGAGTTGAATGTTTATCGGTAGAGTTTCCATCGGTGGTGCCGATCAAAACAATTTTGCCAGTTACCATTGCTCGTAGCTGGTTAGCGTCAATTTTGCCGTCTAAAATGTCATATAGACGAACAACAGTTGCAGCCTCTCGATGGGTTCTGTAGTTTAGCAGCGTTTGATAGCCAGAGTCGTCAATGTCGGCGTACAACGCCTGATGCTTTCTTAGCCGTTGTACAGGTTTATTGTTTATCTGTAGCTGCTCATTTTCGGAGATGGGGATATTGCGAGCTGTGAGG
This genomic stretch from Nodosilinea sp. PGN35 harbors:
- a CDS encoding CHAT domain-containing protein, whose protein sequence is MTRFLYAGLALGISGLWASPVLAQAILPSSDGTGTQVILNGSQFDIYGGALSADQLNLFHSFQQFGLSEGQIANFLANPALRNIVTQVVGGDPSVINGLLQVTGGNPNFYLMNPSGIVFGANAQLNLPASFAATTATGMQFGDRWLQAAGSNDYSALLGDPTAFGFGNAVSGAIVNGGNLAVGTGSTLSLLGGTVINTGQLTAPAGQILITAVPGESTVRLALPGYILALELDAPVVEGDQPQTWQLPITALPELLTTGLSSASLGLAVSEGGAVQLANGTAVPNYPGTTIVSGRVDVSGEQGGTAAVLGDRIGLVGAQIDASGTNDDGGQILVGGEFQGNGPLPNAQRTYVDANTTLNADAGPTGNGGRIIIWADEATGFYGNLTARGGQLSGDGGFAEVSGRDYLQFDGTADLSSSTGENGTLLLDPINITISNTNESPVGVRDFLGETCVSRFVCSILDGTFGNQTDFPGQSVTINQDTLRGLDGNVNLVLQASENIIIGPLDNGTDQNGTALPLLLFAQGNGNINLLAGGDFQMSPNAAIIASSGVPIQGLNSERTLLIQATNITLGDISTRGGPLPGGNVVLRASGNIQTGDIATFADFDNTGATINPYNAGSITISGIPGINNGLPNTIDTSRGHLAAGAAQGGGNDIFLHARGDISTAFIGASTVASGNVTRGGNVTIISESGNIIANNNAPSITNPTVIVGAQIITGGNANFGGNIRLEAPNGRITIPGVGSGAENSGGSISITANEIEIRRDPVLNEPAVQLAVSSAPSQGSVSGSINLNGNIVIGNDVSLTTSSSNAAEAGDIVVNGSINSRSASIYNLTINSGQGTAQVNGSIGTINPIGNLTVDSQQTILVSSVRTADRPVTFNSPVLLNSTSQLTFNSGTASISLNGLNAGNTPLSLIANDTNLSGTLQGNSTLTIQPSILSRGITLGNADTNTLNLSPTELSALQGFSTVTIGGGSGDITVNAPVTFNTSTQLTTAGNITSTGDINSNSGNIALSGNTVNTNAITTNGSINVTGAGAVSVTNITSNGGNIALSAQQGRLSVNNATSNGGSIGLSSTVDGITVNTLSSASGTGAGGNITISNPNAITATGPINASGATTGGNITLSAGGSNPTGTVTTNNLTATGVANGGNITALARDSITAGAINTSASAGRGGNVFLDPFGDVEVSFINAQGGFAGTGGDVTIESIDRFFRATGAFTDQNGILASISAAGGGGEGTITITHNGGAADVLVPFTISTASQNGTAGALTTGPNAISTLSFRSFLGPFTQNNIRIITRPQATLAADAALPDTLPEEVQPADTDNRPFWLDEYFTRRTEDFLGLGSETPVKSLEQIQDDLRRVEELTGVKPALIYVVFEPEEVLRTIAEEGRFNPEDMINQGSLIRFREQASDSLELILVTSEGQPILRRPDDRTATRQVVPDLVNTFRTNLLFDFRTGDYQSETYLQEAQTLYEWLVKPLENDLSEQGISNLVFIMDAGLRSTPLATLSAMHNGNEYIIENYSVGLMPSFSLTDIRYTDIRDSRILAMGLSNFEEYPEFRNLPGVVDEIRIISQEIWPSSQNDLNDFLDSGFTPENLLAQRQANPVNIIHLATHTKFDSGSPENSFIQFFNEQISFNELRTLGFNNPTVNLLVLSACTTALTPDDESAELGFAGIAVQSGAQSSLASLWKVNDIGTLGLMLEFYSQLQNSVIKAEALRQAQLSMLREEVFIQEGTIHWTGGDSVLSFSMPNGVLSHPAYWAAFTIVGSPW
- a CDS encoding DUF928 domain-containing protein, with product MVQFNQKSISISLALVLSGFSSFWNATPINAQLGGSDQPIPEESRPGASRGECDRPETYNTLPTLIVSNDISSLTTSSGSPRFYVYVPFALRTRDPGMFTLRAENGRIVEQQHFSNAPNGGILEISLSQQLQIGQNYQWFFETFCNDPTRSNSTDHSFLRSSSIRLEASGDPGNHFYDGLKEAADLKRQGSPTAWNDLLRKLGLAHLSEQEIIGQ